One genomic region from Reichenbachiella ulvae encodes:
- the ubiE gene encoding bifunctional demethylmenaquinone methyltransferase/2-methoxy-6-polyprenyl-1,4-benzoquinol methylase UbiE produces MTVLPYKDKEGSKKEQVAEMFNSISKRYDFLNHFLSMGIDILWRKKAIRQLKADQPKLILDVATGTGDLAIEALKLNPEKVIGVDISEGMLDMGREKMKRLGYEDKIEMSMGDSEQLLFEDNKFDAVVVAFGVRNFQDLEKGLADMQRVLKPGGKMVVLEFSTPTKFPMKQLYSFYSNSVLPLIGKVVSKDNSAYTYLPESVQEFPYGDDFLAILNKLGFKQTTCIPLTFGISSIYTAVK; encoded by the coding sequence TTGACAGTATTACCTTATAAAGACAAAGAGGGGAGTAAAAAGGAACAAGTAGCTGAGATGTTTAATAGCATCAGTAAGCGTTATGATTTTCTCAATCACTTCCTGAGTATGGGGATAGATATCCTGTGGAGGAAAAAGGCCATTCGACAGCTTAAAGCCGATCAGCCAAAGTTGATATTGGATGTCGCTACAGGTACGGGTGATCTGGCCATAGAGGCTTTGAAGCTGAATCCTGAAAAGGTAATAGGTGTAGACATCTCGGAGGGCATGCTCGATATGGGACGTGAAAAAATGAAACGTCTCGGCTATGAGGATAAGATCGAAATGTCCATGGGTGATTCAGAGCAGCTCCTGTTTGAAGACAATAAGTTTGACGCTGTGGTCGTTGCTTTTGGAGTAAGAAATTTCCAGGATTTGGAGAAAGGATTGGCTGATATGCAGCGTGTATTAAAGCCAGGAGGGAAGATGGTAGTGTTGGAGTTTTCGACACCAACTAAATTCCCAATGAAGCAGCTTTATAGTTTTTACTCGAACAGCGTTTTGCCCTTGATTGGTAAAGTCGTTTCGAAAGACAATTCTGCCTATACCTATTTGCCCGAATCCGTTCAGGAATTTCCATATGGCGATGATTTCTTAGCCATTTTAAATAAATTGGGATTTAAACAGACCACATGCATTCCACTCACTTTCGGCATCAGCTCTATCTACACGGCAGTAAAATAG
- a CDS encoding ABC transporter permease, giving the protein MDKSIQIISIPNLMVAFVPVVVVLFVLWRWKQGIKSSLWAVARMVVQLVLVGYVLTYIFESDSAWIVMAVLAVMLFSSSWIALRTLSDRRMELFTKAFASIVVGGGAVLMLVSQGVLMLDPWYMPQYLIPLAGMIFANAMNCVSLAGERLSSELGRGENYLAARNTAMHAALIPITNSLFAVGLVSLPGMMTGQILSGVSPLIAVRYQIMVMCMAFGSAGISVSIFLLLVRSSFDSSGRD; this is encoded by the coding sequence ATGGACAAGTCTATTCAAATCATATCCATCCCCAATTTGATGGTGGCCTTTGTACCCGTGGTAGTGGTGTTGTTTGTTTTATGGAGGTGGAAACAAGGGATCAAAAGTTCGCTTTGGGCTGTGGCACGTATGGTGGTGCAGTTGGTGTTGGTCGGTTATGTGCTGACATATATTTTCGAATCTGATAGTGCCTGGATAGTCATGGCTGTGTTGGCAGTCATGTTGTTTTCTTCCAGCTGGATTGCGCTGAGGACGCTGAGTGACCGACGCATGGAGTTGTTTACGAAAGCTTTTGCATCAATTGTGGTAGGAGGAGGCGCCGTGCTCATGCTGGTGTCACAGGGGGTGCTGATGCTGGATCCATGGTATATGCCGCAGTACCTCATTCCATTGGCGGGGATGATTTTTGCCAATGCGATGAATTGCGTGAGTCTTGCCGGTGAGCGACTGAGTTCTGAATTGGGAAGAGGGGAAAACTATTTGGCAGCCAGAAACACTGCCATGCATGCCGCCCTGATCCCCATTACCAACTCCCTGTTTGCAGTGGGGCTGGTTTCTCTGCCAGGAATGATGACGGGACAAATCTTGTCCGGGGTTTCTCCTTTGATAGCGGTGCGATACCAAATCATGGTCATGTGCATGGCTTTTGGATCGGCGGGTATTTCTGTTTCTATTTTTCTTTTGCTCGTTAGATCTAGTTTTGATTCGTCAGGCAGGGATTGA
- the porT gene encoding type IX secretion/gliding motility protein PorT/SprT has translation MHSTHFRHQLYLHGSKIVVSFLLLMGLAVSPTFAQINSTVNLPNFDEQHWHYGFLMGLHTANYRLEYVDDYVTPEFDTLHSVVPPSKMGFKIGFIVDYHIFETLDVRLTPTVGFNQLQLNYRYTNGKILEELRDPTYVELPILLKYKSVRRRNRRMYFLGGINPSFKAASSKEREDTDRLLTKNFNLSVDVGIGMDLYQPLFKFSPEIRYSFGLLDVLAEEQNDFSAPLQRLTIHSLAFYITFEGGPSTFRRKGGKYKR, from the coding sequence ATGCATTCCACTCACTTTCGGCATCAGCTCTATCTACACGGCAGTAAAATAGTTGTCAGTTTTTTGCTGTTGATGGGCTTGGCAGTGTCTCCCACTTTTGCCCAAATCAATAGTACTGTCAACTTGCCTAATTTTGACGAGCAACATTGGCATTATGGCTTCCTGATGGGATTGCATACGGCCAATTACCGTTTGGAATATGTGGATGATTATGTGACGCCTGAATTCGATACGCTGCACTCGGTGGTTCCTCCTTCCAAAATGGGATTTAAAATCGGGTTTATCGTAGATTATCACATTTTTGAAACACTGGATGTACGCCTGACACCAACTGTGGGATTCAACCAACTACAATTGAACTATCGATACACAAATGGTAAAATACTAGAAGAGTTGAGAGACCCGACTTATGTAGAATTGCCTATTCTCTTGAAATATAAATCTGTCCGCCGAAGAAACAGACGTATGTATTTTTTAGGAGGAATCAACCCTTCGTTCAAAGCTGCTAGTTCTAAAGAAAGAGAGGATACTGACCGATTGCTCACTAAGAACTTTAACCTCTCCGTGGATGTGGGAATAGGCATGGATCTCTATCAGCCCCTGTTCAAATTTTCGCCGGAGATTCGCTACTCTTTTGGATTGCTGGATGTCCTAGCCGAGGAGCAGAATGATTTCAGCGCGCCATTGCAGCGCTTGACCATTCATAGCCTGGCGTTCTATATTACTTTCGAAGGGGGACCGTCTACATTCAGACGTAAGGGAGGTAAATACAAGCGATAA
- a CDS encoding tetratricopeptide repeat protein, translating to MIRLIIPLLSAFIFLPTCMFGQDRPVFGDEKVLAEIEGIAYYVYNAYPDSANLKIDEMEKRFPTHPVIPMMRAMNIAWQDQPIRTTSPSFPAHKAQLLRTINLAEAMLEKNPDDVEGLFFEMSAHGLLAEYFAREGSYMKSISEAKKTYDLITQTMQMTRESPEFYFLAGLYNYFREKYPERHPVYSPFMWFFKSGDKELGLHQLDSAVFQSKIVKAEAHLYTAYIYLRYENMPDSAEYYIKKLNKEYPRNSYFKAKYIESLVLKNNYDKAMPMVKTFLRDPQPYYRMCGEVYTGLYQEKVKGSDIEAERYYAKAIMTGDKEPDRGEYYRSLAYLGMGRIMERREQFSVAIKYYEMAADIDENDLVTEEAEERLDRIN from the coding sequence TTGATACGACTGATAATACCCTTACTATCCGCCTTTATATTCCTTCCAACTTGTATGTTTGGACAAGACCGTCCCGTTTTTGGCGATGAAAAAGTTTTGGCAGAGATCGAAGGGATTGCCTACTATGTATACAATGCCTATCCCGATTCGGCCAATTTGAAAATTGACGAGATGGAAAAGCGATTTCCTACTCATCCGGTCATCCCTATGATGCGCGCGATGAATATCGCATGGCAGGATCAGCCCATCCGTACCACCAGCCCTTCCTTTCCTGCTCACAAGGCTCAATTGCTGAGGACTATCAATCTCGCAGAGGCAATGCTGGAAAAGAATCCAGATGACGTAGAAGGGTTGTTTTTTGAGATGTCGGCACACGGTCTCCTGGCGGAGTATTTTGCCAGAGAGGGTAGCTACATGAAATCAATCTCTGAAGCCAAGAAAACCTATGACCTGATTACTCAGACCATGCAAATGACTAGGGAGAGTCCTGAATTCTATTTTCTGGCGGGTCTGTACAATTATTTCAGAGAGAAATATCCTGAACGACACCCCGTTTATTCACCCTTCATGTGGTTTTTCAAGTCTGGAGATAAAGAACTCGGCTTGCATCAGCTAGATAGCGCTGTTTTTCAGAGTAAAATCGTGAAGGCTGAAGCACATCTTTACACTGCCTACATCTATCTCAGATATGAAAATATGCCTGACAGTGCTGAGTACTACATCAAAAAGCTGAATAAGGAATATCCAAGAAACAGCTACTTCAAAGCCAAATACATCGAAAGTCTCGTACTCAAAAATAATTACGACAAGGCCATGCCAATGGTGAAGACTTTTTTGCGGGATCCGCAACCCTACTACCGTATGTGTGGAGAGGTCTATACAGGGTTGTACCAGGAGAAAGTGAAAGGGTCGGATATAGAGGCAGAGCGCTATTATGCCAAGGCCATCATGACTGGAGACAAGGAACCTGATCGGGGAGAATACTATAGAAGTCTCGCCTATCTGGGGATGGGGCGGATCATGGAACGTCGCGAGCAGTTTAGTGTCGCCATAAAATATTATGAGATGGCTGCTGATATAGACGAAAACGATCTGGTGACCGAAGAGGCAGAAGAACGTCTGGACAGAATCAACTAA
- a CDS encoding helix-turn-helix domain-containing protein, which produces MSNPSPVLSTIIFVFTLQAILLSGLLLAKRPRSQSNVFLALVVFFFALMALNIALVNVLISYDIFYVFRYVQLELLFGIGPALYFYTRSITDQGFRFSKKDWVHFLPVALEIVFYRTSIYRLGADGMYDDVPHPFTSIYLAEQWFGILSITVYTIFSLRRLYRHHRWLQDHYSNIEDRSLRWLTLPVIVYSGFWIGWMLLTEIDRFVFDRTLREYYFLPTFVGLAVVTCWIGFRGYMRSHLQVDIKQPEDSKTQVNPPNAEQLQRLNELMKSQRPYLDSDLDLSRLSELLGLNPRQVSALINQSFGQNFYEYINDHRVEAFKERMSREDRDRLTLLGHAYECGFKSKSTFNHVFKKATGQTPGEYAKAQKNKSE; this is translated from the coding sequence ATGAGTAACCCAAGTCCGGTTTTATCAACGATCATTTTTGTTTTTACTCTTCAGGCGATACTGCTGAGTGGATTGCTTCTGGCCAAGCGCCCGAGAAGCCAATCCAATGTTTTTCTGGCTCTGGTAGTTTTCTTTTTTGCCCTAATGGCGCTCAATATCGCACTCGTCAATGTCCTGATTAGCTATGATATTTTTTATGTGTTCAGGTATGTGCAGTTGGAGTTATTGTTTGGCATTGGCCCTGCCCTTTATTTTTATACAAGGAGTATTACCGATCAGGGTTTCCGCTTTAGCAAAAAAGACTGGGTACATTTTCTTCCTGTTGCTCTGGAGATTGTATTTTACAGAACCTCCATATATAGATTAGGGGCAGATGGCATGTACGATGATGTGCCTCACCCTTTTACTAGTATTTATTTAGCAGAGCAGTGGTTCGGGATACTTTCTATTACGGTTTATACCATATTTTCTTTGCGGAGGCTCTACCGACATCATCGATGGCTCCAGGATCATTATTCTAATATAGAAGACAGGTCTCTCCGCTGGCTGACGCTTCCAGTGATTGTCTATTCTGGGTTTTGGATTGGATGGATGCTTTTGACAGAGATCGACCGCTTTGTTTTTGATAGAACGCTCAGAGAGTATTACTTTTTACCCACCTTCGTGGGCTTGGCTGTGGTTACCTGCTGGATAGGATTTCGTGGTTATATGAGGTCACATCTACAAGTAGATATTAAACAGCCAGAAGATTCGAAAACGCAAGTCAATCCTCCGAATGCGGAACAGCTTCAAAGGCTAAATGAATTGATGAAGAGTCAGCGGCCTTATCTGGATTCTGATTTGGATTTATCCAGATTGTCTGAGTTGCTTGGTCTTAACCCTCGTCAGGTTTCCGCTCTGATCAATCAAAGCTTTGGCCAGAATTTTTATGAGTATATCAATGACCATAGAGTAGAAGCTTTCAAGGAAAGAATGAGCAGAGAAGATCGTGATAGATTGACATTGTTAGGACATGCCTACGAGTGTGGATTTAAGTCCAAATCTACTTTTAATCATGTTTTCAAAAAAGCAACTGGACAAACGCCTGGAGAATATGCCAAAGCACAAAAAAATAAGTCCGAATAG
- a CDS encoding S41 family peptidase — translation MKRSLCVLVLIFAVNAVVAQNAYTSEQVKSDMLYLKEALEGAHYDLYAYTTREDFESNFEKVRGEIKGDSLSELEARSLFQRVVAKADIGHTSIDFPFTSYMRYAENGGTLFPLELAFESGQYWVRKNWSAVEEIEVGTELLSINGRPIEDIVEEISLHISAERAYLKLAKIELYSFPRLYWQVFGEQEGFEIEVRSKEGIRKYMLEAVELIGGYEMKRNEIIDSQLTLEFLQQSAYLNPGSFSGDEPAYRQFIDSAFIEIKKKNSQNLIIDLRNNGGGDNSFSDYLLAYVADRPFQWNSAFSLKTSSILKDHVRQRYDTTEAYWREVFVHENGEIYDFDFEDCEPRPKEERFMGDVYVLVNRQSHSQAAVTASQFQDYGWATIVGEETGDYPSLYASVFRFALPQTQIEVQVSKGYMVRVNGSEKPEGVIPDILIRDHLLDEEDEILDGLLQKLND, via the coding sequence ATGAAAAGAAGTCTTTGTGTCCTTGTTTTGATTTTCGCGGTGAATGCAGTAGTAGCACAGAATGCCTATACCAGCGAGCAAGTCAAGTCGGATATGCTGTATCTCAAAGAGGCGCTCGAAGGAGCGCATTATGATCTCTATGCTTACACTACCAGAGAGGATTTTGAAAGTAATTTTGAAAAGGTTCGAGGGGAAATCAAAGGCGATAGTCTGAGTGAACTCGAGGCTAGATCACTTTTTCAGCGCGTAGTGGCCAAAGCAGATATAGGACATACCAGTATCGATTTTCCTTTTACATCATATATGAGATATGCGGAGAACGGGGGCACCCTGTTCCCTTTAGAACTGGCCTTTGAGTCAGGTCAATACTGGGTAAGGAAAAATTGGAGTGCTGTCGAGGAAATAGAAGTTGGGACTGAACTCCTAAGTATTAATGGCAGGCCGATAGAGGATATTGTTGAAGAAATCTCTTTACATATATCTGCCGAACGGGCTTATCTCAAATTGGCAAAGATTGAGCTTTATTCATTTCCAAGATTGTATTGGCAGGTTTTTGGTGAGCAGGAGGGATTTGAGATAGAAGTTCGGTCCAAGGAAGGAATACGAAAGTACATGCTGGAAGCTGTGGAGCTAATCGGAGGCTATGAGATGAAGCGAAATGAGATCATAGATTCACAATTGACGCTAGAGTTTCTGCAGCAATCGGCCTATCTAAATCCTGGAAGTTTTTCTGGAGATGAGCCCGCCTATCGACAGTTTATTGATTCCGCATTCATCGAGATCAAAAAGAAGAACAGCCAAAACCTGATCATCGACCTGAGGAACAATGGAGGGGGAGACAATTCATTTAGTGATTATCTACTCGCCTATGTAGCTGATCGTCCCTTTCAATGGAATTCTGCTTTTAGTCTTAAAACCAGCTCCATTCTAAAGGATCATGTCAGACAGCGCTATGATACAACAGAAGCCTATTGGAGGGAAGTTTTCGTGCATGAAAATGGAGAAATCTACGATTTTGATTTTGAGGATTGTGAGCCCAGGCCTAAAGAAGAGCGGTTTATGGGGGATGTTTATGTTTTGGTAAACAGACAATCTCATTCACAGGCAGCAGTGACTGCTTCTCAGTTTCAGGATTACGGATGGGCTACGATTGTGGGAGAAGAAACGGGTGATTATCCCTCTCTATATGCTTCAGTATTTCGGTTTGCCTTACCGCAAACTCAAATTGAAGTTCAAGTATCGAAAGGGTATATGGTCAGGGTCAATGGTAGCGAAAAACCAGAAGGAGTCATTCCTGATATTTTGATCAGAGATCATTTGCTGGACGAGGAAGATGAAATACTGGACGGTTTATTACAAAAGTTGAATGATTGA
- a CDS encoding GNAT family N-acetyltransferase, with protein MIFSEEKYFIANEIPNYHLFQWEHAESDFSMHLTYSIDNQKATSIPSAPYAGFAWRGKITPQVFEAGLTALIESLKSQGLESIEIRQAPDCFGSVPYAVFDHLDFQKHLEINHHIDLKNYQLHSLHKMQQRRINKCLVNGFTFQQETLDQAGSIHDFISKCRKQQGLVINITKEKFLRITSQLPNTYALYSIFDPKGQRCAATVCISVDNKVVYNYLPAFDRSYASHSPLAFLLHQLNLTLMEQKVKYLDLGISSINGKAQGTLIDFKERMGGLRSDRPTFFKQL; from the coding sequence ATGATATTTAGCGAAGAAAAATATTTCATAGCCAACGAAATCCCGAACTATCATTTATTCCAGTGGGAGCATGCTGAGAGCGATTTTTCTATGCATCTGACCTATTCCATTGATAATCAGAAAGCCACCTCTATCCCCTCTGCACCCTATGCAGGTTTTGCCTGGAGGGGAAAGATAACTCCTCAGGTTTTTGAAGCCGGTTTGACGGCACTAATCGAATCACTAAAGTCGCAAGGATTGGAGTCAATTGAGATCAGACAAGCACCCGATTGCTTTGGATCTGTTCCCTATGCTGTCTTCGATCATCTGGATTTTCAAAAACATCTGGAAATCAACCACCATATTGATTTGAAAAACTATCAATTGCATTCCCTGCACAAAATGCAACAGCGCAGAATCAACAAATGCTTAGTAAACGGATTTACCTTTCAGCAAGAAACACTAGATCAGGCAGGCAGCATTCATGATTTCATTTCGAAATGTAGAAAGCAGCAAGGACTCGTCATCAATATAACTAAGGAGAAGTTTTTAAGGATCACAAGCCAACTACCCAACACCTATGCGCTTTACAGTATATTTGATCCCAAAGGCCAAAGATGTGCAGCCACCGTTTGTATCAGCGTGGACAACAAGGTGGTCTATAACTACCTACCTGCTTTTGACCGCAGTTACGCCAGTCACAGCCCACTGGCCTTTCTCCTGCATCAATTGAACCTGACTTTAATGGAGCAAAAAGTTAAATATCTGGATCTTGGCATTTCATCAATCAATGGAAAAGCGCAGGGCACACTCATCGATTTTAAGGAAAGAATGGGAGGTCTTCGCAGTGACAGACCTACCTTTTTCAAGCAGCTGTAA
- a CDS encoding CPBP family intramembrane glutamic endopeptidase: MNSPLRPFWRPYFSFDWKLGLFLISIICIPRFYLVLQANQTANYGPIGAIMMVSALVPFVFIGRKGAAQIGVRKPSNWPALFMSFVSGLALALALYFIGDLLYSGTFQNWYVYVGQSYNIPDGISPEDKNVLFAVMAGTGMIFSPIGEELFFRGIVHGSFANSLGEKLASLIDSAAFALTHIAHFGLVYVAGGWNFYFLPTIIWVIAMFLVSLVFFQMKEKSGSILGAIICHAGFNLGMIYCIFYWL, encoded by the coding sequence ATGAATTCTCCATTGAGACCTTTTTGGCGGCCTTACTTTTCATTTGACTGGAAGTTGGGCCTCTTTCTCATTTCCATTATTTGTATCCCTCGCTTTTACCTGGTCTTGCAAGCCAATCAAACAGCCAACTACGGTCCTATTGGGGCGATTATGATGGTTTCTGCCCTTGTGCCCTTTGTTTTCATAGGGCGAAAGGGAGCTGCGCAGATTGGGGTCAGGAAACCCAGCAATTGGCCCGCCCTGTTCATGTCATTTGTATCAGGCCTGGCTCTAGCATTGGCTTTGTATTTTATTGGTGATCTGCTATACAGCGGTACTTTTCAGAATTGGTATGTCTATGTTGGCCAGTCATACAATATCCCCGATGGGATCTCGCCAGAGGACAAGAATGTTTTGTTTGCTGTAATGGCCGGAACAGGCATGATATTTAGTCCGATTGGGGAGGAGTTGTTTTTTCGTGGCATTGTCCATGGCAGTTTTGCCAACTCTCTGGGAGAGAAATTAGCCTCTTTGATTGATAGTGCTGCATTCGCTCTTACTCATATAGCTCATTTTGGATTGGTGTACGTAGCGGGTGGATGGAATTTCTATTTCTTACCGACGATTATTTGGGTGATAGCTATGTTTTTGGTCAGCCTTGTTTTCTTTCAGATGAAAGAGAAGTCGGGGTCCATCTTAGGGGCCATCATCTGCCATGCCGGATTCAATCTTGGGATGATTTATTGTATTTTTTATTGGCTTTGA
- a CDS encoding tagaturonate reductase — translation MKALNKQTAPGAELPIKILQFGEGNFLRAFADWMVDLMNENNDYQHGVAVVQPIAQGMTQMLRDQDSRYHHIYRGLQGGKAISETRLISCIQESIDPFQTPEAYFEFAKLDSLEIVISNTTEAGIVFKEEAQPAANELAETFPGKVTQLLAARFKHFSGQADKGLNFIPVELIDKNGEKLKEAILNYADHWGLSDDFKAWVDTHCHFANTLVDRIVPGYPRDEVKDIQASVGYEDNLIVSSEIFHLWVIEGDESIQKAFPADKCGMNVIYTKDLSPYRTRKVRILNGAHTSMVPVGLLNGIETVKETVEDDKVGPFVRQIIFEEIAPTIDLPKDELEAYAEEVLERFRNPYIRHELKSIALNSISKFKVRVLPSLLDYLAAKKELPDGLVTAFAHLIHLYLSDFEIQDNEEVKTYFEKLKTESIEPAELAQKVLGESSFWDQDLNQVEGLSALLAEKLAALKEGKKVTEILAS, via the coding sequence ATGAAAGCACTCAACAAACAAACGGCTCCAGGTGCTGAGCTTCCAATCAAAATTTTACAATTCGGTGAGGGCAATTTCCTCAGAGCTTTCGCGGATTGGATGGTAGATCTAATGAATGAAAACAATGACTACCAGCATGGTGTGGCAGTGGTACAACCCATCGCTCAAGGTATGACTCAGATGCTCAGAGATCAGGATAGCAGATACCACCACATCTATCGTGGATTGCAGGGTGGAAAAGCCATCAGCGAAACCCGTCTGATATCTTGTATTCAGGAATCTATTGATCCTTTTCAAACTCCTGAGGCCTATTTTGAGTTTGCGAAACTGGACAGTCTGGAAATCGTGATCTCCAATACGACCGAAGCTGGCATTGTATTCAAAGAAGAAGCACAACCAGCGGCCAATGAATTGGCTGAAACTTTCCCTGGAAAAGTGACCCAATTGTTAGCAGCTAGATTTAAGCACTTCAGCGGTCAGGCGGACAAAGGGCTCAACTTCATCCCAGTAGAATTGATCGATAAGAATGGTGAAAAATTGAAAGAGGCCATTTTGAACTATGCGGATCATTGGGGTCTAAGTGACGATTTCAAGGCATGGGTGGATACTCATTGCCATTTTGCTAACACCCTGGTGGATCGTATCGTACCTGGATACCCAAGAGATGAGGTAAAAGACATTCAGGCAAGTGTAGGTTATGAAGATAACCTTATCGTGTCTTCCGAAATCTTTCACCTGTGGGTAATAGAAGGTGACGAGTCGATACAGAAAGCATTCCCTGCTGACAAATGCGGCATGAATGTGATCTACACCAAAGACCTGAGCCCTTACAGAACCAGAAAGGTACGTATCCTCAATGGTGCCCATACCTCTATGGTGCCTGTTGGATTGCTCAACGGAATCGAAACTGTAAAAGAAACCGTAGAAGATGATAAAGTGGGGCCATTCGTTCGTCAGATTATTTTTGAAGAAATCGCTCCAACGATCGATTTACCAAAAGACGAACTAGAAGCCTATGCCGAAGAGGTATTGGAGAGATTCAGAAATCCATACATCCGTCATGAGTTAAAGTCCATCGCGCTGAACTCTATATCGAAGTTTAAGGTACGTGTATTGCCCTCTCTTTTGGACTATCTAGCGGCCAAAAAAGAATTGCCTGATGGCCTGGTGACAGCATTTGCGCATTTGATCCATCTCTATCTAAGCGATTTCGAAATCCAGGACAATGAAGAAGTCAAAACCTACTTCGAAAAGTTGAAAACAGAATCAATTGAACCCGCTGAATTGGCTCAAAAAGTATTGGGCGAAAGCAGTTTCTGGGATCAGGATCTGAATCAGGTAGAAGGTCTTTCTGCACTATTGGCTGAGAAACTGGCTGCATTGAAAGAAGGAAAAAAAGTAACTGAAATTTTAGCATCATGA
- a CDS encoding UxaA family hydrolase produces the protein MNRAITINDTDNLGVALTDLKKGEEIELGQYKVTLQHDIPAKHKFALHDLAVGGEMFMYGLVVGTAKEPIAAGAPITVANTAHKATEFSDKATAEFHWTAPDVSRFENRTFMGYHREDGQVGTDNIWLVFPLVFCENRNILTLKKAFESALGYTSGDTYQELAHALVQKHQAGEAFDTATLQKVAAEPKKEVFENVKIKFITHQAGCGGTREDSDTLCRLLAGYLKNPNVAGATVLSLGCQNAQVSVLQDAIKDKSGELTKPLLIFDQQETGTETDLIENAMKATFKELIEANKLKREPAPLSKLTIGLECGGSDGFSGISANPTLGHVSDMIAAMGGKAILAEFPELCGVEQELINRTKNPAHATKFINLMRSYAKAAEDAGSGFDMNPSPGNIKDGLITDAMKSAGAAKKGGSSPIVDVLDYTEYAETPGFSLLCTPGNDVESTTGLVGSGANVVLFTTGLGTPTGNPIAPILKVSSNTKLAERMPDIIDINAGEVIEGKKSIPEMAEEMLEQVIKIASGEVESKAVKMGHEDFIPWKRGVSL, from the coding sequence ATGAATCGAGCCATCACCATCAACGACACAGACAACCTGGGCGTAGCGCTCACGGATCTGAAAAAAGGAGAAGAGATCGAGTTGGGTCAATACAAAGTGACCTTGCAGCATGACATCCCTGCCAAGCACAAATTTGCTTTGCATGATCTGGCTGTAGGAGGCGAAATGTTCATGTATGGATTGGTAGTAGGTACTGCCAAGGAACCCATCGCGGCTGGAGCACCTATCACGGTAGCTAATACTGCGCACAAGGCCACCGAATTTTCGGACAAGGCAACTGCGGAATTTCACTGGACAGCTCCCGATGTGAGCCGTTTCGAAAATCGCACTTTCATGGGCTACCATAGAGAAGACGGACAGGTAGGGACTGACAACATCTGGTTGGTATTTCCGCTGGTATTCTGCGAAAACAGAAACATCCTGACCCTGAAAAAAGCATTCGAGTCAGCGCTTGGCTATACGTCTGGCGATACTTATCAGGAGCTCGCTCACGCCCTGGTGCAAAAGCACCAGGCGGGCGAAGCATTCGATACCGCTACTTTACAAAAAGTAGCAGCAGAGCCAAAGAAAGAAGTTTTTGAAAACGTTAAAATCAAATTCATCACACACCAGGCAGGATGTGGTGGGACCCGAGAGGACAGCGACACCCTATGTCGTCTGCTTGCAGGATACCTGAAAAATCCAAACGTTGCGGGTGCTACGGTTTTGAGTCTGGGCTGTCAAAATGCCCAGGTATCCGTGCTACAGGATGCGATCAAAGACAAGAGTGGCGAGTTGACCAAGCCTTTGTTGATCTTTGATCAGCAGGAAACGGGAACAGAGACTGATTTGATTGAAAATGCCATGAAGGCAACCTTCAAAGAGCTAATCGAAGCGAACAAACTGAAGCGCGAGCCTGCACCTCTTTCTAAATTGACCATAGGTCTGGAGTGTGGGGGGTCTGACGGATTCTCAGGCATCTCGGCTAACCCTACTTTAGGACACGTATCTGATATGATCGCAGCGATGGGTGGCAAGGCGATTCTCGCTGAGTTCCCAGAACTATGTGGGGTAGAGCAGGAATTGATCAACAGAACTAAAAATCCAGCCCATGCGACCAAATTCATCAACCTGATGCGCTCCTATGCCAAAGCAGCAGAAGACGCGGGCTCAGGCTTTGACATGAATCCATCGCCAGGCAACATCAAAGACGGTCTGATCACCGACGCGATGAAATCGGCAGGTGCAGCCAAGAAAGGTGGTAGCTCCCCGATCGTAGATGTACTGGACTACACTGAGTATGCAGAAACTCCAGGCTTCAGCTTGCTATGTACTCCAGGTAACGATGTGGAATCAACCACAGGCCTGGTAGGATCTGGCGCGAACGTGGTATTGTTCACCACAGGCTTGGGAACCCCGACGGGCAACCCAATCGCTCCGATACTCAAAGTTTCTTCCAACACGAAACTGGCAGAACGTATGCCGGACATCATTGACATCAATGCTGGTGAAGTAATAGAAGGAAAGAAAAGCATCCCAGAAATGGCCGAGGAAATGCTCGAACAGGTGATCAAAATCGCCAGTGGAGAGGTAGAATCCAAGGCTGTAAAAATGGGACATGAAGATTTCATTCCATGGAAACGTGGTGTGTCACTTTAG